One Anas platyrhynchos isolate ZD024472 breed Pekin duck chromosome 2, IASCAAS_PekinDuck_T2T, whole genome shotgun sequence DNA segment encodes these proteins:
- the ADHFE1 gene encoding hydroxyacid-oxoacid transhydrogenase, mitochondrial — MAAGRERAARLLRQLQRAACRCPSHSHTYSRVPEHATLGNTDYAFEMAVSNIRYGEGVTKEIGMDLKNLGAKKVCLMTDKNLSQLPPVNAVLNSLAKYGINFQMYDEVRVEPTDQSFLDAIEFAKKGEFDAYVAVGGGSVIDTCKAANLYASSPTSDFLDYVNAPIGKGKPVTVPLKPHIAVPTTAGTGSETTGVAIFDFKELKVKTGIASRAIKPTLGIIDPLHTLSMPERIVANSGFDVLCHALESYTALPYKMRSPCPSNPINRPAYQGSNPISDIWALHALRIVAKYLKRAIRNPEDREARANMHLASAFAGIGFGNAGVHLCHGMSYPISGLVKTYKPKDYNVDHSLVPHGLSVVLTSPAVFAFTAQVHPERHLEAAEILGADIRTARIKDAGFILADTLRKFLFDLNVDDGLAAIGYSKADIPALVKGTLPQERVTKLSPRPQTEEDLSALFEASMKLY; from the exons ATGGCGGCCGGGCGGGAGCGGGCTGCCCGCCTCCTGCGCCAGCTCCAGCGGGCGGC gtgTCGGTGCCCGAGTCACAGCCACACATATTCCCGAG TTCCTGAACATGCTACCCTGGGAAATACAGACTATGCATTTGAG ATGGCTGTTTCTAACATCCGATATGGAGAAGGAGTTACTAAAGAGATTGGCATG GACCTGAAGAATCTGGGTGCTAAAAAAGTTTGTCTGATGACAGATAAAAACCTCTCCCAACTCCCTCCCGTAAATGCAGTATTGAATTCCTTGGCAAAATATGGTATAAACTTCCAGATGTATGATGAAGTCCGGGTGGAGCCGACTGACCAGAG TTTCCTGGATGCCATTGAATTTGCTAAAAAGGGAGAGTTTGATGCCTACGTGGCTGTTGGAGGTGGGTCTGTAATAGACACCTGTAAAGCTGCCAACCTGTATGCGTCCAGCCCCACCTCAGACTTCTTGGATTATGTCAACGCTCCCATTGGGAAGGGGAAGCCTGTCACTGTGCCCCTTAAACCACACATTGCAG TTCCTACAACAGCTGGAACTGGAAGTGAAACCACTGGTGTTGCCATTTTTGACTTCAAAGAACTAAAAGTAAAAACTG GTATTGCTTCCAGAGCCATAAAGCCAACGCTGGGCATCATTGATCCTTTGCACACGCTGTCTATGCCCGAGCGAATAGTGGCCAACAGTGGCTTTGATGTGCTTTG cCATGCTCTCGAGTCATACACCGCTCTTCCGTACAAGATGCGCAGTCCCTGCCCTTCCAATCCCATCAACCGGCCAGCTTACCAAGGCAGCAACCCCATCAGCGACATCTGGGCTCTTCATGCTCTGCGCATTGTGGCTAAATATTTGAAAAG AGCCATCAGAAACCCTGAAGACCGTGAAGCACGAGCCAACATGCACCTAGCAAGTGCTTTTGCTGGTATTGGCTTTGGCAATGCTGGTGTTCATCTCTG CCATGGAATGTCCTACCCTATTTCTGGTTTGGTGAAAACTTACAAACCAAAGGATTATAACGTGGATCACTCTTTAGTG ccacATGGCCTGTCTGTGGTGCTGACATCCCCAGCAGTGTTTGCTTTCACAGCACAGGTACATCCTGAGCGGCACTTGGAAGCTGCAGAAATACTAG GAGCTGACATCCGCACTGCCAGAATCAAAGACGCGGGGTTTATTTTGGCAGACACGCTCCGGAAATTCCTATTTGATCTGAATGTTGATGATGGCTTAGCTGCAATTGGGTATTCTAAAGCAGACATCCCTGCATTAGTCAAAGGCACTCTGCCTCAG GAGAGAGTGACTAAACTGTCACCACGTCCCCAAACAGAAGAAGACTTATCTGCCCTCTTTGAGGCTTCCATGAAGCTTTATTAG
- the RRS1 gene encoding ribosome biogenesis regulatory protein homolog, which yields MAAAVRVEELLAAAAPGEREAPSSVSVEKELELEFDLGNLLALDPNPPPAAGLRGAGPRREAALRALARDNAQLLVAQLWALPAERAGGAAGPLVASLPEPSCRLPREKPPPKPRPPTRWEQFARLKGIRRRKRTSLVWDEQAKEWRRRWGYRRAGGDPARSWLLEVPEGADPEEDQFAKKRQEKRERVARNEFNRLRNLARAHRASTAIPAPPLHPTGHQSRQELGLAARVARVSTASLGRFQPRLPKEPVELPPRGRCSKKRRFEPVLGDLAAERGRQLELLKAMNSKKPALDITRAVNKQLREEDAEAAAAKGKKQKQRGKRGRRQQQRPARGGRKSGARRQQRPAGGNVTGGKRKKA from the coding sequence atggcggcggcggtgcgcgtggaggagctgctggcggcggcggcgccgggcgaGCGGGAGGCGCCCAGCTCCGTGTcggtggagaaggagctggagctggagttcgacctgggcaacctgctggcGCTCGACCCCAACCCTCCGCCGGCAGCGGGGctgcgcggggccgggccgcggcgGGAGGCGGCGCTGCGGGCGCTGGCCCGGGACAACGCGCAGCTGCTGGTGGCGCAGCTCTGGGCGCTGCCGGCCGagcgggccgggggggcggcggggccgctgGTGGCCAGCCTGCCCGAGCCCTCCTGCCGCCTGCCCCGCGAGAAGCCGCCGCCGAAGCCGCGGCCGCCCACCCGCTGGGAGCAGTTCGCCCGCCTCAAGGGCATCCGGCGGCGCAAGCGGACCTCGCTGGTGTGGGACGAGCAGGCCAAGGAGTGGCGGAGGCGCTGGGGGTACCGGCGGGCGGGGGGAGACCCGGCCCgctcctggctgctggaggtgccgGAGGGCGCCGACCCGGAGGAGGACCAGTTCGCCAAGAAGCGGCAGGAGAAGCGGGAGCGGGTGGCCCGCAACGAGTTCAACCGCCTGCGCAACCTGGCCCGCGCTCACCGTGCTTCCACTGCAATCCCAGCCCCGCCGCTGCACCCCACCGGCCACCAGAGCCGCCAGGAGCTGGGCCTGGCTGCCCGTGTCGCCCGCGTCTCCACCGCCTCGCTCGGCCGCTTCCAGCCCCGGCTGCCCAAGGAGCCGGTGGAGCTGCCCCCGCGAGGCCGCTGCAGCAAGAAGCGGCGCTTCGAGCCGGTACTGGGCGACCTGGCAGCCGAGCGCGGGcggcagctggagctgctgaaggCCATGAACAGCAAGAAGCCGGCCCTCGACATCACCCGCGCCGTCAACAAGCAGCTCCGCGAGGAGGACGCCGAGGCGGCCGCCGCCAAGggcaagaagcagaagcagcgTGGGAAGCGGGGTcgccggcagcagcagcggcctGCCCGTGGGGGCAGGAAGAGCGGGGCCCGGCGGCAGCAGCGCCCTGCAGGTGGCAACGTCACAGGTGGCAAGAGAAAGAAGGCTTGA